Proteins encoded within one genomic window of Acidiferrobacter thiooxydans:
- a CDS encoding uracil-DNA glycosylase family protein, with protein MTDLVLSPLQALATEVRACRACRDLPCGPRPIIQVAEGARILIVGQAPGRRVHDTGIPWNDPSGDRLRVWLGIDRETFYGPDFAIIPTGLCYPGSGPRGDHPPPRHCAPLWFARLRALLPDVALTLLIGRYAQAYHLAGCDARLGVSWHVRHGADYGALWPLPHPSGRNNQWLARHPWFAAEILPVLRDRVREVLRGGRRGDHRPS; from the coding sequence GTGACGGACCTTGTCCTTTCGCCCTTGCAGGCGCTCGCCACCGAGGTGCGCGCGTGTCGCGCGTGCCGTGATCTGCCGTGTGGCCCGCGCCCTATCATCCAGGTCGCCGAGGGCGCGCGTATCCTGATCGTGGGCCAGGCGCCGGGTCGGCGCGTGCACGACACCGGCATCCCCTGGAACGACCCGAGCGGGGACCGCTTGCGGGTATGGCTCGGTATCGATCGCGAAACCTTCTATGGCCCCGATTTCGCCATCATCCCCACGGGCCTCTGCTATCCGGGCTCGGGCCCGCGCGGCGACCACCCGCCTCCCCGGCATTGCGCCCCCTTGTGGTTTGCGCGCTTGCGTGCGCTGCTGCCGGATGTTGCGCTCACGCTGCTCATCGGCCGCTATGCGCAAGCCTACCACCTCGCCGGCTGTGATGCCCGCCTCGGGGTCTCCTGGCATGTCCGTCATGGCGCCGATTATGGCGCGCTATGGCCCCTGCCGCACCCCTCCGGGCGCAATAATCAGTGGCTCGCCCGCCATCCGTGGTTTGCCGCCGAGATCCTACCCGTGCTGAGAGATCGGGTGCGCGAGGTCCTTCGGGGCGGACGCAGGGGCGATCACCGCCCCTCCTAG
- a CDS encoding NUDIX hydrolase, whose product MSRDIHVTVAAIVQRDQRYLLVEEMVAGRLVLNQPAGHLEARESLVQAVVRETLEETAWELIPRALLGVYHYEGPAGITYVRFAFIGDVGHHHPQRALDTGIRQALWLTRAELMARTADHRGPQVRRAVDDYESGRRYPLDTLVPCV is encoded by the coding sequence ATGTCCCGTGATATTCACGTGACGGTCGCCGCGATCGTGCAACGCGACCAACGCTACCTGCTGGTCGAGGAGATGGTGGCAGGGCGGCTGGTCTTGAATCAGCCGGCCGGCCATCTCGAGGCACGCGAATCCCTGGTGCAGGCGGTGGTGCGCGAGACCCTGGAGGAGACCGCGTGGGAACTCATACCGCGCGCACTGCTCGGCGTCTATCACTACGAGGGACCTGCGGGCATCACCTATGTGCGTTTCGCCTTCATCGGCGACGTCGGCCACCATCACCCGCAACGGGCCCTCGATACCGGGATACGACAGGCACTGTGGCTTACGCGCGCCGAGCTCATGGCACGCACCGCCGACCATCGCGGCCCGCAGGTGCGCCGCGCCGTGGACGATTACGAGTCCGGGCGCCGCTATCCGCTCGACACGCTCGTGCCGTGCGTATGA
- a CDS encoding pseudouridine synthase, with protein MAHLILFNKPYGVLTRFTDPHGRRTLKDYIPVPHVYPAGRLDLDSEGLMLLTDSAALATRITRPGRGWPKTYWAQVEGVPDERALATLAAGIVLDGVRTRPARVSALAEPALWPRTPPIRVRLSVPTSWIALTLREGRNRQVRRMTAAVGHPTLRLVRYAIGDYTLDGLATGAYRALEAYRDVP; from the coding sequence ATGGCGCACCTCATTCTCTTCAATAAACCCTACGGCGTGCTCACGCGCTTCACCGATCCCCACGGCCGGCGCACGCTCAAGGACTACATACCGGTACCGCACGTCTATCCCGCCGGCCGTCTCGATCTCGATTCGGAGGGACTCATGCTGCTTACCGATTCCGCGGCGCTGGCCACGCGTATCACGCGTCCCGGCCGCGGCTGGCCCAAGACCTATTGGGCACAGGTCGAGGGCGTGCCCGATGAGCGCGCGCTTGCGACGCTCGCCGCCGGGATCGTGCTAGACGGCGTGCGCACGCGACCGGCGCGGGTCTCGGCGCTGGCCGAACCGGCGCTGTGGCCGCGCACCCCGCCGATCCGTGTGCGCCTCTCGGTACCCACGAGCTGGATCGCGCTCACGTTGCGCGAGGGCCGCAACCGTCAGGTGCGGCGTATGACCGCGGCCGTCGGCCATCCGACCCTGCGCCTCGTACGCTACGCCATCGGTGACTACACCCTCGATGGTCTCGCCACCGGGGCCTATCGCGCGCTGGAGGCATATCGGGATGTCCCGTGA
- the icd gene encoding NADP-dependent isocitrate dehydrogenase, with protein MTTDKAGLGAKITVSEDLRLQVPDHPIIPFIEGDGIGVDITPVMRRVVDAAVAKAYGPTRAIVWHEIYAGEKAHARTGQYLPKETLAAIAEYVVSIKGPLTTPVGGGLRSLNVTLRQELDLYVCLRPVRYFAGVPSPLKEPEKTDMVIFRENSEDIYAGIEWPAQSPEARQLITFLIDTLGVRSIRFPETSGIGVKPVSQQGTERLARKALEYAIAHRRPSVTFVHKGNIMKYTEGAFRQWGMDLAQREFGAVWHDGRLVMPRPDGGSVVIKDVIADAFLQQILLRPEDYSVIATLNLNGDYISDALAAQVGGIGMAPGANLSDGVAMFEATHGTAPRYAGQDKVNPSSLILSAEMMLRHIGWGEAADLIVRGIGGALAAGRVTYDLARLRPGATEVSCSGFGDAIVSFMA; from the coding sequence ATGACGACTGACAAGGCAGGGCTCGGGGCCAAGATCACGGTGAGCGAGGATTTGCGTCTCCAGGTCCCGGATCATCCGATCATCCCATTCATCGAGGGCGATGGCATCGGGGTGGATATCACGCCGGTGATGCGCCGGGTGGTGGATGCCGCAGTGGCCAAGGCCTACGGGCCGACGCGTGCCATCGTATGGCACGAGATCTATGCTGGCGAGAAGGCCCATGCGCGCACTGGTCAATACCTGCCCAAGGAGACCTTGGCGGCCATCGCCGAATACGTCGTATCGATCAAAGGCCCGCTCACCACGCCCGTGGGCGGGGGATTGCGATCCCTGAACGTGACATTGCGCCAGGAACTCGATCTCTATGTGTGTCTGCGCCCAGTACGCTACTTTGCCGGCGTCCCAAGCCCGTTGAAGGAGCCAGAGAAGACCGACATGGTGATCTTCCGGGAGAACTCAGAGGATATCTACGCCGGCATCGAGTGGCCGGCGCAGTCACCCGAGGCGCGCCAGCTCATAACGTTTCTGATCGACACCCTCGGCGTGCGTTCGATCCGTTTCCCCGAGACCTCGGGGATCGGCGTGAAGCCGGTATCGCAGCAAGGCACCGAGCGGCTCGCGCGCAAGGCCCTGGAATATGCCATCGCCCACCGCCGCCCGTCGGTTACGTTCGTGCACAAGGGCAATATCATGAAGTACACCGAGGGCGCGTTTCGGCAATGGGGCATGGATCTGGCGCAGCGCGAGTTCGGGGCCGTCTGGCACGACGGCCGGCTTGTGATGCCGCGTCCGGACGGTGGCTCGGTGGTGATCAAAGACGTGATCGCCGACGCCTTTTTGCAACAGATCCTGCTGCGCCCGGAAGACTATAGCGTGATCGCCACCCTGAACCTGAACGGCGATTACATCTCCGATGCCCTGGCCGCCCAGGTCGGGGGCATAGGCATGGCCCCCGGCGCCAACCTCTCGGACGGCGTGGCGATGTTCGAGGCCACGCACGGGACTGCGCCCCGCTATGCCGGTCAGGACAAGGTAAATCCCTCGTCGCTCATCCTCTCGGCGGAGATGATGCTGCGTCATATCGGTTGGGGCGAGGCCGCCGATCTCATCGTGCGCGGTATCGGCGGGGCATTGGCGGCGGGCCGGGTGACCTACGACCTCGCGCGGCTGCGGCCAGGGGCCACCGAGGTCAGTTGTTCGGGTTTCGGGGACGCGATCGTATCGTTCATGGCCTAG
- a CDS encoding TolC family protein has product MAALDAQRVRADLSGGVGRVIAWCMGLLWLVLAGCAHYRARPLTPEAVKAALAVRPATTLWVRRAHLLLPSLPPLIVHKGQPLTPDLAAVVAVVGDPALRALRAQEAVARAQVLSAGLLPNPVFSYGTGVPLSGAGLTRAFRTALGLPIQSLVTRAPRVKGARLHAQAVDLAIAWQEWQVAARAKALAYALIMGRAERRLLAREIRALRHSVAILADGEAAGYVTLGVAGAARLALRQTEVVSLKVRQHLASLALALRALLGVGAHAPLRLARSEAHAAPGRDCLRSAPWLRGLARRRLDLLALRKGYASEDAALRAAIAGQFPAITIGVDRARDTSDINTLGAGITVALPIFNHNQGAIAQARATRRALFRAYAAHLFAARAGIHRLIMRMRYLRREMRSTQSAVHALDHLERLYHVALAKHRIAALTYYQLLGQLVKQRLVLLQDRALRAQLAVAVEAASGRFEWPRTCAGRS; this is encoded by the coding sequence GTGGCAGCGCTAGACGCACAACGAGTACGAGCAGATCTTTCGGGCGGGGTGGGGCGCGTGATCGCGTGGTGCATGGGCCTTTTGTGGCTGGTGCTGGCCGGCTGTGCGCACTATCGTGCGCGGCCGCTTACGCCCGAGGCCGTCAAGGCCGCGCTGGCCGTGCGCCCGGCGACCACCTTATGGGTGCGGCGCGCGCACTTATTACTGCCGTCCCTGCCGCCGCTGATCGTACACAAGGGACAGCCTCTGACCCCGGATCTGGCGGCGGTCGTGGCGGTGGTGGGTGACCCGGCGCTGCGCGCGCTACGCGCCCAGGAGGCGGTGGCGCGCGCCCAGGTACTGAGCGCCGGGCTTTTACCGAATCCGGTCTTTTCCTATGGCACCGGTGTGCCGCTCTCCGGGGCCGGCCTCACCCGGGCGTTTCGCACAGCGCTTGGTCTTCCCATCCAGTCCCTGGTGACGCGCGCGCCACGCGTCAAGGGTGCACGCCTGCACGCGCAGGCTGTGGATCTCGCCATTGCCTGGCAGGAATGGCAGGTGGCGGCGCGTGCCAAGGCGCTCGCCTACGCCCTGATCATGGGCCGCGCCGAGCGGCGCCTGCTCGCGCGCGAGATCCGCGCGTTGCGCCATAGCGTGGCGATCCTCGCCGATGGCGAGGCCGCCGGTTATGTCACTTTGGGCGTGGCGGGCGCCGCGCGTCTGGCCCTGCGCCAGACCGAGGTCGTGTCCCTCAAGGTGCGTCAGCACCTGGCAAGTCTTGCGCTCGCGCTGCGCGCACTGCTCGGGGTGGGGGCGCATGCGCCGCTGCGGCTGGCGCGTTCTGAGGCGCATGCCGCCCCGGGACGCGACTGCCTGCGGAGTGCGCCCTGGCTGCGCGGTCTCGCCCGCCGCAGGCTCGATCTGCTGGCCTTGCGCAAGGGCTACGCCAGCGAGGATGCGGCGCTGCGTGCAGCCATTGCCGGGCAGTTCCCGGCCATCACCATAGGCGTCGATCGCGCCCGCGATACGAGCGACATCAATACCCTCGGGGCCGGTATCACGGTGGCGCTGCCGATCTTCAATCACAATCAGGGGGCCATCGCCCAGGCGCGCGCCACGCGCCGGGCGCTGTTTCGCGCCTATGCGGCGCATCTGTTCGCGGCGCGCGCCGGTATCCACCGGCTGATCATGCGCATGCGTTATCTGCGGCGCGAGATGCGCAGCACGCAATCGGCCGTCCATGCCCTCGATCATCTCGAGAGACTCTATCATGTGGCGCTCGCCAAACACCGGATCGCGGCGCTCACCTATTATCAGCTTCTTGGGCAGCTCGTGAAGCAGCGCCTGGTGTTGTTGCAGGATCGCGCGTTGCGCGCTCAGTTGGCGGTGGCCGTCGAGGCCGCGAGCGGGAGGTTTGAATGGCCAAGGACCTGCGCCGGCCGCTCTTGA
- a CDS encoding efflux RND transporter periplasmic adaptor subunit: MAKDLRRPLLRRVLGLVIVVAAVGVAWSLTQRSARPRRALQPPTATVRVTPIRRGPVITRLVAYGRVVPAPWAVHALVEPFEVSVTRVFVNRGQSVGKGATLLAVTPGPTARLGLLRAENSFRLARLALREERMRLRLKLATRSGLLRAERAFDAARLSLRVFHAEGLHQHMTVPAPVTGVVSDIAVEEGSIVNPGQALINLIAGDRLEVRLGVEPEDVPSIRVGERVRLSSFEGTGSQRIHGLVSVISRVMDPATHMINVFVTLPRANSYLLGEYVEGRFTAVSAAGLLVPRSAVLPSGHHFMLYTVADGRAVPHRVALGPHNGRVAQVVARHLAVGMPVVVRGNYELTPGMPVRVSK, translated from the coding sequence ATGGCCAAGGACCTGCGCCGGCCGCTCTTGAGGCGCGTGCTCGGGCTTGTGATCGTGGTGGCGGCCGTGGGTGTCGCGTGGTCATTGACGCAGCGGTCCGCGCGCCCCCGTCGCGCCCTGCAACCGCCGACTGCCACCGTACGCGTTACCCCCATACGCCGCGGTCCGGTCATCACGCGCCTCGTGGCCTACGGGCGCGTCGTGCCCGCCCCGTGGGCCGTGCATGCGCTCGTGGAGCCCTTCGAGGTCTCGGTCACGCGGGTGTTCGTAAATCGCGGTCAGAGCGTCGGCAAGGGCGCGACCCTGCTGGCCGTGACTCCCGGTCCCACCGCGCGGCTTGGGCTGTTACGCGCCGAGAACAGCTTTCGTCTGGCGCGCCTGGCGTTGCGCGAGGAACGCATGCGCCTGCGCTTAAAGCTCGCCACGCGCAGCGGCCTTTTGCGCGCGGAGCGGGCCTTCGACGCCGCGCGGCTGTCGCTGCGCGTGTTTCATGCCGAGGGCTTGCATCAGCACATGACGGTTCCGGCCCCGGTCACGGGAGTCGTGAGCGATATCGCCGTCGAGGAAGGCTCGATCGTGAATCCCGGGCAGGCGCTCATCAACCTGATCGCCGGCGATCGGCTGGAGGTGCGCCTCGGGGTGGAGCCCGAGGATGTGCCGAGCATACGCGTGGGCGAGCGCGTGCGCCTGTCGTCTTTTGAAGGAACTGGATCTCAGCGTATCCATGGTCTGGTGTCTGTGATATCGCGGGTCATGGACCCCGCGACCCACATGATCAACGTATTCGTGACGCTGCCGCGCGCCAACTCCTATCTGTTGGGCGAGTATGTCGAGGGCCGGTTCACGGCGGTCTCGGCGGCAGGGCTTCTGGTACCGCGTTCGGCGGTGTTGCCGTCCGGGCATCACTTCATGCTGTATACGGTGGCCGATGGCCGTGCCGTGCCGCACCGCGTCGCGCTCGGGCCGCACAACGGGCGTGTCGCCCAGGTCGTGGCCCGACACCTTGCCGTGGGCATGCCGGTGGTGGTGCGCGGCAACTATGAACTCACGCCGGGGATGCCGGTGCGCGTGTCCAAATGA